From the genome of Candidatus Omnitrophota bacterium:
CCTTCCTCAAACAATTCTTTGAACTCTACCGCGATCCAATATGAAGAGATAGTTTTTATTTCTTCACAGCGCTTTACTTCGCCCTTAAAAACTAAAAAATCCCTTCGGTCAGGGAATTTTATCTGTAATTCTAAAACTTCACCCACAGGAAACGGCCGGTTGCTCGGGAAAAGACATCCTCCTTTACTGATATTTTCCACAGTAGTAAATTCGCATGCCTCCGTTCCCTTTTTCTCCTCCCTGCATCTTAAGATAAACCGCCATTTAAATCGGGGATGCGCCCGGCGTTCCAACACTACCTAAACTCCATCGCAATTCTGTAACCCGAATTTCGTAATTCCCCAATTCACGATTTACGGATTACTGATTACTTCCTTTTCTTAAACTCCTCTTCCAGCCAGGGGAAGAATTCCTGTCCTCGGGCGCGGATAGAATTTTCAATAAACTCATACATATCTGCGGTCAAAGCCAGCCCCTGGAAAGCTCCCGCATCGGTGGGTGTAACCGGATGATAGAAATAAACGGGTATGGGTTTTATCTGCGGATCCATCGCATAGACACGCGTTCCCGTATCCGTGCCAATAATCTCCTGCACCGGCCAACGCCAGCGTTCTGTGAGATAATCATAAACCAATGCTTCAGTGGTGGGAGTGGGAGGAACAACCGCCGCGAGAATCGTAAAGAGCGCACTGATGAAATCTATAGCGTAGTTATCTCCTAAGGTTAAGGTTCCCTGTAAAATCGCATAGTCACCGGGGTCCTCACCCGGTTCGCGGGTTAAAGCTCCAGTAAAGCTATCATCACCTACCAATGAACCCGAGGTTATCTGATAGGTGAGTGCTGGGTCAGGCTCTCCTTGGGTTTTACTCTGACCCGAATCCGCGGTTACGGTGATTGGTTTGGCAGTAACAGTCAACGTGCCATTGTTGTAGGTGATCGTGTAATTTCCTAATCCTTCCCCTGACGCCCCGTTGATATCTATAGAATAGGAACCAACACTGGCAT
Proteins encoded in this window:
- a CDS encoding PilZ domain-containing protein — encoded protein: MERRAHPRFKWRFILRCREEKKGTEACEFTTVENISKGGCLFPSNRPFPVGEVLELQIKFPDRRDFLVFKGEVKRCEEIKTISSYWIAVEFKELFEEGKQELEKYFSISQKQRSEK